From a single Planctellipticum variicoloris genomic region:
- a CDS encoding HpcH/HpaI aldolase family protein — protein sequence MRRNPVKAALKAGQPQVGTWLSLGDVFAARLMARIGFNWLTVDLEHSPIGWNNAGLLFGAIADAGCTCLARVPRGDHDYIKRVLDAGAHGIVVPMINTVEEAKIAIAAAKYPPTGNRSVGGAMHAMNFDATAGDYYKHANDEILVVLQTESPEGVANAEEIYSLPGVDAIFVGPNDLAAQMRAPDGTEATPEEFNAMLGRILAAGKKCGTPVGIHVQTEVQVQQRIAEGWQFIALGSELRFMVTEAQRLVSALNLKTGGDLARY from the coding sequence ATGCGACGCAATCCGGTCAAGGCGGCACTTAAGGCGGGGCAGCCGCAGGTCGGGACGTGGCTGTCCCTGGGGGACGTGTTTGCCGCCCGGCTGATGGCGCGGATCGGGTTCAACTGGCTGACGGTGGATCTGGAGCATTCTCCGATCGGCTGGAACAACGCGGGGCTGCTGTTCGGGGCGATCGCCGATGCCGGATGCACGTGCCTGGCGCGGGTACCGCGCGGCGACCACGACTACATCAAGCGGGTGCTGGATGCCGGAGCGCACGGGATCGTCGTGCCGATGATTAATACGGTGGAAGAGGCGAAGATCGCGATCGCCGCCGCCAAGTACCCGCCGACGGGGAACCGGTCGGTGGGTGGGGCGATGCATGCGATGAACTTCGACGCGACTGCGGGGGACTATTACAAGCACGCGAACGACGAGATTCTCGTCGTCCTGCAGACGGAGTCTCCGGAGGGGGTCGCCAACGCGGAAGAGATTTACAGTCTGCCGGGGGTGGATGCGATTTTCGTCGGTCCGAACGATCTGGCGGCGCAGATGCGGGCGCCGGATGGCACCGAAGCGACGCCCGAAGAATTCAACGCCATGCTGGGGCGGATATTGGCGGCGGGGAAGAAGTGCGGGACGCCGGTGGGGATTCACGTGCAGACGGAGGTGCAGGTTCAGCAGCGAATCGCCGAAGGGTGGCAGTTCATCGCGCTCGGGAGCGAGCTGCGGTTCATGGTGACGGAGGCTCAGCGGCTGGTGAGTGCGCTGAATCTGAAGACGGGCGGGGATCTGGCGCGATATTAA
- a CDS encoding class I SAM-dependent methyltransferase: MAPSAFHQSSAGSAIAPVLDGREICAPVFDPGSFRDRDGRVFVQGGGVFRLISKEALLDWRALRETTFFRRSVERGELIATSEAEGLAEVVIGGAWGGVLQHAKVSFISYPYEWSFGMLRDAALLQLDLLGAALEEGLNLKDGSAYNVQWRGAKPVFIDILSFQRFDGRPFWPGYRQFCQMFLNPLMVQAWRSIAFQPLLRGSLEGITPRQCRRMLSTRDLLRRGVLTHVVLHSQLEGMTGSGLRVDGPRQGPQAIQHNVRGLQRIVRGLEWRPGRSAWSDYAQSNSYSGDDHAAKRRFVEEVASARRRHLVFDLGSNTGEYARLAADHADLVVAMDADAVAVDRMYQDLVKSGVANVQPLVFDLADPSPGLGWRNRERRPLEERGRPDLVLSLAVLHHLVLGRNLPLVEVLDWFAGLTQELVIEFVNLDDPMVRLMLANRRDRDPDYTLEQFEKLVQERFRVVRRLTLPSGTRTLFHVVTPKR, from the coding sequence ATGGCGCCGTCCGCGTTTCATCAATCCAGCGCAGGATCCGCGATCGCCCCGGTTCTGGACGGTCGCGAGATCTGCGCACCTGTGTTCGACCCCGGTTCGTTTCGCGACCGGGATGGTCGGGTCTTCGTGCAGGGCGGAGGCGTCTTCCGGTTGATTTCGAAGGAAGCACTGCTCGACTGGCGAGCTCTGCGCGAGACCACTTTTTTTCGCCGCTCTGTGGAGCGGGGCGAATTGATTGCGACGAGCGAGGCCGAGGGTCTCGCGGAAGTGGTGATCGGAGGCGCGTGGGGGGGCGTGCTGCAGCATGCGAAGGTCTCGTTCATCAGTTATCCGTACGAGTGGTCGTTCGGGATGCTGCGCGACGCGGCGCTGCTGCAGCTCGATCTGCTGGGGGCGGCGCTGGAGGAGGGGCTGAATCTCAAGGATGGTTCGGCGTACAACGTTCAATGGCGCGGCGCGAAGCCGGTGTTCATCGACATCCTTTCGTTCCAGCGATTCGACGGGCGGCCATTCTGGCCCGGCTACCGGCAGTTCTGTCAGATGTTTCTGAACCCGCTGATGGTGCAGGCGTGGCGCAGCATTGCGTTTCAGCCGCTGCTGCGAGGATCACTGGAAGGGATCACGCCCCGGCAGTGCCGCCGGATGCTGTCGACGCGTGATCTCCTGCGGCGCGGCGTGCTGACGCATGTGGTGCTGCATTCGCAACTGGAGGGGATGACCGGCAGCGGGCTGCGGGTCGATGGCCCGCGGCAGGGGCCGCAGGCCATTCAGCACAATGTGCGGGGGCTGCAGCGGATCGTGCGGGGGCTGGAGTGGCGACCTGGGCGGTCTGCATGGTCGGACTACGCACAAAGCAACAGCTACTCGGGCGACGATCACGCTGCGAAGCGCCGGTTCGTCGAGGAGGTTGCGTCGGCCCGTCGACGGCACCTGGTGTTCGACCTGGGATCCAACACGGGCGAATACGCGCGGCTGGCAGCGGACCATGCGGACCTGGTGGTTGCGATGGATGCCGACGCTGTTGCCGTGGATCGGATGTATCAGGATCTGGTGAAGTCGGGTGTCGCCAATGTGCAGCCGCTGGTGTTTGATCTGGCGGATCCTTCTCCCGGACTGGGCTGGCGAAACCGCGAACGTCGTCCGTTGGAAGAGCGCGGGAGGCCGGATCTGGTGTTGAGTCTGGCGGTGCTGCACCACCTGGTGCTGGGGCGGAATCTTCCGCTGGTCGAGGTCCTGGACTGGTTTGCCGGACTGACGCAGGAACTGGTGATCGAGTTCGTGAATCTGGACGATCCGATGGTCCGGCTGATGCTGGCCAATCGGCGCGATCGGGATCCGGACTACACGCTGGAGCAGTTTGAGAAGCTGGTGCAGGAGCGGTTTCGCGTGGTGCGGCGCCTGACGCTGCCTTCGGGGACTCGGACGCTGTTTCATGTTGTCACACCGAAGCGCTGA
- a CDS encoding sulfatase-like hydrolase/transferase translates to MLSHRSADPLEPIPFVAGRPAGAVCRAIFGDVCELWTLFAFAVAEPVYSRLVNRPMYLERQFDSSLWLLIGLLSLAGPVLLAAMSCGLAYMNRRAYRVWHAGAWAVMAGLLVLFSFRYSRLELSFYIVGVVAVCLTAALVYVRQRIAATGSLLRLASVGTLLFPAIFAIEVFGRGSDARIGGAAEIRRPIPVVLIVLDEFCGVTLMDANREVNAARFPGFAELGATATWYRNATSVHPRTDHAVPAILSGKFPDRVSEPLAQDYPQNLFSLLLRGRTYAPVVFEPFTRLYPVGELKGLLRSETLYHDTAASFFKTLPAAYLQEVLPDDQPLVNIDLPLAWFNLRNPVEEWNRRGGLIMHMWDSDRVQQFDQFLECVVPRPQPALYFAHFCLPHYPWCYLPSGRRYEADKGIFATTRIPGALGEIREDWGPDELAADQACVRYILQAQFADRQVSRVIARLKEAGLFDECLMIVVADHGVSFRPNRSRRSPAADSLADIMSVPLFVKLPKQTAGEISDRNVETIDVLPTIADVLGIDLAEPVDGVSFLDPAVAEKPIKRFNSQQEVIEVEPGFEEKYAVLAHLIGKFGGGQSPERMYRLGPHSEWIGRSVEELRVSLSEGWKPVVDTPRDFRMEKDFVPCHLTGHVEGSDELPPRPVALAVAVNGVIRGTTRTYTTPGFRDRWSLLLPEEDFRAGENMVEVFVIPGADVGANSR, encoded by the coding sequence ATGTTGTCACACCGAAGCGCTGATCCCCTTGAGCCGATCCCCTTCGTCGCTGGCCGACCGGCGGGCGCGGTCTGCCGGGCGATCTTCGGCGACGTCTGCGAGTTGTGGACGCTGTTTGCGTTTGCGGTGGCGGAGCCGGTTTACAGCCGGCTGGTGAATCGCCCGATGTATCTGGAGCGTCAGTTCGACAGTTCGCTGTGGCTGCTGATCGGGCTGCTGTCGCTGGCGGGGCCGGTGCTGCTGGCGGCGATGAGCTGCGGGCTGGCGTACATGAACCGGCGGGCGTACCGAGTCTGGCACGCCGGAGCGTGGGCGGTCATGGCGGGGCTGCTGGTCCTGTTTTCCTTCCGGTACAGCAGGCTCGAGCTGTCGTTCTACATCGTGGGGGTCGTCGCGGTCTGTCTGACTGCTGCGCTGGTCTACGTTCGTCAGCGAATCGCGGCGACAGGATCGCTGCTGCGGCTGGCCTCGGTGGGGACGCTGCTGTTTCCGGCGATCTTTGCGATCGAAGTGTTCGGCCGGGGAAGCGATGCGCGGATAGGCGGCGCGGCGGAGATCCGCCGGCCGATTCCGGTGGTGCTGATCGTTCTCGATGAGTTCTGCGGCGTGACGTTGATGGACGCGAATCGGGAGGTGAATGCTGCGCGTTTTCCGGGATTCGCCGAGCTGGGTGCGACGGCGACCTGGTATCGGAACGCGACCTCGGTTCATCCGCGAACGGACCACGCCGTCCCGGCGATTCTGTCGGGGAAGTTTCCGGACCGGGTCTCCGAACCGCTGGCGCAGGATTATCCGCAGAATCTGTTTTCGCTGCTGTTGCGCGGGCGGACCTATGCCCCCGTAGTCTTCGAACCATTCACGCGGCTGTATCCCGTCGGGGAGCTGAAGGGGCTACTCAGGTCTGAGACTCTGTATCACGACACCGCTGCGAGTTTCTTCAAGACGCTGCCGGCGGCGTATCTGCAGGAGGTTCTGCCGGATGATCAGCCGCTGGTGAACATCGATCTGCCTCTGGCCTGGTTCAATCTGCGCAATCCAGTTGAGGAATGGAATCGGCGCGGCGGCTTGATCATGCATATGTGGGACAGCGACCGAGTTCAGCAGTTCGACCAGTTTCTGGAGTGCGTTGTTCCGCGACCGCAGCCGGCGCTGTATTTCGCGCATTTTTGTCTGCCGCATTATCCGTGGTGCTACTTGCCGTCCGGTCGGAGGTACGAGGCGGATAAGGGCATTTTCGCAACGACGCGGATTCCCGGGGCGCTGGGAGAGATCCGGGAAGACTGGGGGCCGGATGAGCTGGCGGCGGACCAGGCATGCGTGCGGTACATTCTGCAGGCGCAGTTTGCCGATCGGCAGGTGTCACGGGTAATTGCGAGACTGAAGGAAGCGGGACTGTTTGACGAATGCCTGATGATCGTCGTTGCAGATCACGGGGTCTCGTTCCGGCCGAATCGTTCGCGACGGTCGCCGGCTGCGGATTCGCTGGCGGACATCATGTCGGTTCCGCTGTTCGTCAAGCTGCCGAAGCAGACGGCGGGGGAGATCAGCGATCGGAATGTCGAGACGATTGACGTGCTGCCGACGATCGCCGACGTGCTCGGAATCGACCTGGCGGAGCCTGTGGACGGCGTCTCCTTCCTGGATCCCGCCGTCGCCGAGAAGCCGATCAAGCGATTCAACAGCCAGCAGGAGGTGATCGAAGTTGAGCCGGGGTTTGAGGAAAAGTACGCCGTCCTGGCTCATCTGATCGGCAAGTTCGGGGGCGGTCAGTCTCCGGAGCGGATGTATCGACTCGGGCCGCACTCCGAGTGGATTGGACGGTCGGTCGAGGAACTGCGAGTCAGTCTGTCGGAGGGCTGGAAACCCGTCGTTGATACCCCGCGGGACTTCCGGATGGAAAAGGATTTCGTTCCCTGCCATCTGACGGGGCATGTGGAAGGGTCGGACGAACTGCCTCCGCGACCGGTGGCGCTGGCGGTGGCCGTGAATGGAGTGATTCGCGGCACGACGCGGACCTATACGACGCCGGGGTTTCGCGACCGGTGGTCGCTGCTGCTGCCCGAGGAGGATTTTCGAGCGGGGGAGAATATGGTCGAAGTGTTTGTGATCCCGGGCGCTGACGTCGGCGCCAACTCGCGTTGA
- a CDS encoding DUF1553 domain-containing protein has product MMRCASAVIGLWLSAMAAASAADDGRTLTFEQDIRPILRAHCLDCHGAEESPQGGLDLRQARFAAKGGESGPAVVAGDPAASHLLARVRSGEMPPGELKVTPAELATLTEWVRQGAKTARPEPDTLPPGLGITPEERSWWAFQPLRRPEAPQVRAQQQVRTPIDAFLLQKLEQNGLTFSPEADKATLVRRAYLDLLGLPPTVEEVDQFVHDDSAGAWERLIERLLESPRYGERWGRQWLDVAGYADSDGYTNDDPVRPYAYKYRDYVIRSLNADKPFDRFLVEQLAGDELVAPPYQNLTPEQQELLIATGYLRMAVDGTSSGGVDQDVARNQVVSDTLKIVSTSLLGLSVGCAQCHDHRYDPVPQADYYALRAVFEPAYDWKNWRNPGQRLVSLYTDADRAKAAEVEAEVQKIAAEKNVKQAEAMAAALEKELEKHPAELREALKTAYQTPGDKRTEEQQKLLKERPSVNITPGVLYQYDQKAADELKKFDERIAETRGKKPVEDFLSPLTEVPGTIPATLLFHRGDYRQPKSEIAPADLSVSSPEGERFAIAVDDPALPTSGRRLAYAKWLTSGRHPLVTRVLVNRFWLGHFGQGIVGTPSDFGRLGDRPSHPELLDWLADEFVAQGWSLKSFHRLVMTSTAYRQSSRRNPQAEQLDADNRWLWRMPVRRLEAEVLRDSVLAAAGVLDLTMFGPAAPVAADDAGQVLVANETPRRSIYIQARRSQPVALLTAFDAPVMEVNCERRTSSTVAGQSLMLMNSEFALKHARLVAERARREATAELSPGLAAVAAKHAFQQTSPWSYGSGAFDANTGRTSSFAELPHWTGTGWQGSAQLPDAKLGWALLHATGGHTGETGFSPIRRWKAPRDGVVQVRGVLKHGSPNGDGVHGVIASSRLGSLGGWDAHNGEAATSATVEVAKGDTIDFVTECRANVTSDSFEWVVTVAYDGSPTNVRGAWDSRGDFHGPNPPAIGPQIARAWRVLLLREITPEELELSLQFAGRQLETLESRPSDGGFPDSQLQALTNLCQALLGSNEFLYAD; this is encoded by the coding sequence ATGATGCGTTGCGCGTCTGCTGTGATTGGCTTGTGGCTGTCGGCGATGGCTGCGGCGTCTGCCGCGGACGACGGGCGAACGCTGACGTTCGAGCAGGATATCCGTCCGATTCTGCGAGCGCATTGTCTGGACTGCCACGGTGCGGAGGAGTCGCCCCAGGGGGGGCTCGATCTGCGGCAGGCCCGATTTGCGGCGAAAGGGGGGGAGTCGGGGCCGGCCGTGGTGGCGGGAGATCCGGCAGCGAGTCATCTGCTGGCGAGGGTGCGATCGGGCGAGATGCCGCCGGGTGAGTTGAAGGTGACGCCTGCGGAGCTGGCGACGTTGACGGAGTGGGTTCGGCAGGGGGCGAAGACGGCTCGTCCGGAGCCGGACACGCTGCCGCCGGGGCTGGGGATCACGCCCGAAGAGAGATCGTGGTGGGCGTTCCAGCCGCTGCGTCGTCCGGAGGCGCCGCAGGTGCGGGCGCAGCAGCAGGTGCGGACGCCGATCGATGCGTTTCTGCTGCAGAAGCTGGAACAGAACGGGCTGACGTTTTCGCCGGAGGCGGATAAGGCGACGCTGGTGCGTCGGGCGTATCTGGATCTGCTGGGGTTGCCGCCGACGGTCGAGGAAGTCGATCAGTTTGTGCATGACGATTCGGCGGGGGCATGGGAGCGGCTGATCGAGCGGCTGCTGGAATCGCCGCGGTATGGGGAACGGTGGGGTCGACAGTGGCTGGACGTGGCGGGGTATGCGGACTCGGACGGTTACACGAACGACGATCCGGTCCGGCCGTACGCTTACAAGTATCGCGACTATGTCATCCGCTCGCTGAACGCGGACAAGCCATTCGATCGGTTTCTGGTCGAGCAGCTTGCCGGCGATGAGCTGGTGGCTCCGCCGTATCAGAATCTGACGCCCGAGCAGCAGGAGCTGCTGATTGCGACGGGCTATCTGCGGATGGCGGTGGATGGGACGAGCTCGGGGGGCGTGGATCAGGATGTGGCGCGGAACCAGGTGGTTTCGGACACGCTGAAGATTGTGTCGACGTCGCTGCTGGGGTTGTCGGTGGGTTGCGCACAGTGCCATGACCATCGCTACGATCCGGTGCCGCAGGCGGATTACTACGCTTTGCGGGCGGTGTTTGAACCGGCGTACGACTGGAAGAACTGGCGGAATCCGGGGCAGCGTCTGGTGTCGCTGTATACGGACGCCGATCGGGCCAAGGCGGCGGAAGTTGAAGCCGAGGTGCAGAAGATCGCCGCCGAGAAGAACGTGAAGCAGGCTGAGGCGATGGCGGCGGCGCTGGAGAAAGAGCTGGAGAAGCATCCCGCGGAGCTGCGTGAGGCGCTGAAGACGGCTTATCAGACGCCGGGGGACAAGCGGACGGAAGAGCAGCAGAAGCTGTTGAAGGAGCGTCCGAGCGTGAATATTACGCCTGGGGTGCTGTACCAGTACGACCAGAAGGCGGCGGACGAGTTGAAGAAGTTCGACGAGCGGATCGCCGAGACGCGGGGGAAGAAGCCGGTCGAGGATTTTCTGAGCCCGCTGACGGAGGTTCCGGGGACGATTCCGGCGACGCTGCTGTTCCATCGGGGAGATTACCGGCAACCGAAGTCGGAGATTGCGCCGGCGGATCTGTCGGTGAGCTCGCCGGAAGGGGAACGGTTCGCGATTGCCGTCGATGATCCGGCGTTGCCGACGTCCGGTCGACGGCTGGCGTACGCGAAGTGGCTGACGAGCGGTCGGCATCCGCTGGTGACGCGGGTGCTGGTGAACCGGTTCTGGCTGGGGCATTTCGGGCAGGGGATTGTGGGAACGCCATCGGACTTTGGCCGGTTGGGCGATCGTCCCAGCCATCCGGAATTGCTGGACTGGCTCGCGGACGAGTTTGTGGCGCAGGGGTGGAGTCTGAAGTCGTTTCATCGGCTGGTGATGACGTCGACAGCGTATCGGCAGTCGTCGCGTCGGAATCCGCAGGCGGAGCAGCTCGATGCTGACAATCGGTGGCTGTGGCGGATGCCGGTCCGGCGGCTGGAAGCGGAAGTGCTGCGGGACAGCGTGCTGGCGGCGGCGGGGGTGCTGGATCTGACGATGTTCGGGCCTGCGGCGCCGGTCGCGGCGGACGATGCGGGTCAGGTGCTGGTGGCGAACGAGACGCCGCGGCGGAGCATTTACATTCAAGCCCGGCGGTCGCAGCCGGTGGCGTTGCTGACGGCGTTCGATGCGCCGGTGATGGAAGTGAACTGCGAGCGGCGGACATCGTCGACGGTAGCGGGGCAGTCGCTGATGCTGATGAACAGCGAATTCGCGTTGAAGCATGCGCGACTGGTGGCGGAACGGGCGCGTCGGGAGGCGACAGCGGAGTTATCGCCGGGGCTGGCGGCCGTGGCGGCGAAGCATGCGTTCCAGCAGACGTCGCCGTGGTCGTACGGCTCTGGCGCGTTCGACGCGAACACGGGTCGGACCAGCAGTTTCGCGGAGCTGCCGCACTGGACGGGAACCGGCTGGCAGGGTAGCGCGCAGCTGCCCGATGCGAAGCTGGGTTGGGCGTTGCTGCACGCAACGGGAGGGCACACGGGAGAGACGGGCTTCTCGCCGATTCGGCGGTGGAAGGCTCCGCGAGATGGGGTGGTGCAGGTGCGTGGCGTGCTCAAGCACGGTTCCCCGAACGGGGACGGCGTGCATGGCGTGATCGCTTCCAGCCGGCTGGGGAGCCTGGGGGGCTGGGACGCGCACAATGGCGAAGCGGCGACGAGCGCGACGGTCGAAGTCGCGAAGGGGGATACGATCGACTTTGTGACCGAGTGCCGGGCGAATGTGACTTCGGATTCATTCGAGTGGGTTGTGACGGTGGCCTATGACGGGTCGCCGACGAACGTCCGCGGCGCGTGGGACTCGCGCGGGGATTTTCACGGACCGAATCCGCCGGCGATCGGACCGCAGATCGCACGGGCCTGGCGGGTGCTGCTGCTGCGGGAAATCACCCCAGAAGAACTGGAGCTGTCGTTACAGTTTGCGGGGCGACAGTTGGAGACGCTGGAAAGCCGGCCGAGCGACGGCGGTTTTCCGGACAGTCAGTTGCAGGCGCTGACGAATCTTTGCCAGGCGCTGCTGGGATCGAACGAGTTCCTGTATGCGGATTGA
- the pilM gene encoding type IV pilus biogenesis protein PilM: MADFVALLWDRTEWTAAEASVTGGTVRLLNTCSEAWPEGSADSSPPAVRGSRLKGSLNKAGIRCRSVWLILAREDVILRHLELPHATDEELPDLVRFQASARSSVALDQLLLDFIPIAHRAGREQRDALCATIPTSLLLPIRATLEAAGLELEGVTVSSVAVAELLTHVAAQRRLPVNDGTLGIVRDGQRAEIVVLQQRQLIYAHSARLSAGDAAGQLAAMQSETSRAVVAAQRLAPDLTLKHGWLVADPADVEGWAAALTRRVDCPIELLNPVADCGLTSPHPLIPGEIAKLAAPIGLAVGRTAHPVPVLDFLHPRKAPPRRDPRKARIAAGAAAALLLLVGATAYTQLSLQSLSEQVRELTDEEGSLTRQLKAGEPTLAAARDVQSWLDHSTPQLAMLGELREEMEGTERQYLTQYDYTAGSNEVLGKVAAQGNARDRLAIQQFQDRVDSRLGRRVKPKNLTLTSRDSDYPAKFELDLELIVEAEKKPAAASGVAKPGVPATTTP, encoded by the coding sequence ATGGCTGATTTTGTCGCGTTGCTCTGGGACCGGACGGAGTGGACGGCCGCGGAAGCGTCGGTCACTGGCGGGACGGTGCGGCTGTTGAACACCTGTTCGGAGGCCTGGCCGGAGGGGTCGGCGGACTCGTCGCCTCCCGCGGTCCGGGGCTCGCGGCTGAAGGGGAGCCTGAACAAAGCGGGGATTCGATGCCGGTCGGTCTGGCTGATATTGGCCCGCGAAGACGTGATCCTGCGGCACCTGGAACTGCCGCATGCGACGGATGAAGAGCTGCCGGACCTGGTCCGGTTTCAGGCCTCAGCCCGGTCGTCGGTGGCGCTCGATCAGTTGCTGCTGGATTTTATTCCGATTGCGCATCGCGCGGGGCGGGAACAGCGGGACGCCCTGTGCGCGACGATCCCGACGTCGCTGCTGCTGCCAATCCGGGCGACGCTGGAAGCGGCGGGGCTGGAGCTGGAGGGGGTGACCGTCAGCTCGGTGGCTGTGGCGGAACTGTTGACGCATGTGGCCGCACAACGTCGATTGCCGGTCAATGACGGCACGCTGGGGATCGTGCGGGACGGACAGCGGGCGGAGATTGTCGTCCTGCAGCAGCGGCAGTTGATTTACGCGCACTCGGCACGCTTGTCCGCTGGCGATGCGGCGGGGCAACTGGCCGCGATGCAGTCTGAGACGAGTCGGGCGGTGGTGGCCGCGCAGCGGCTGGCGCCGGATCTGACCTTGAAGCATGGCTGGCTGGTCGCCGACCCGGCGGACGTTGAAGGCTGGGCGGCTGCGCTGACGCGGCGGGTGGATTGTCCGATCGAACTGCTGAATCCGGTTGCCGATTGTGGTCTGACGAGTCCGCATCCGCTGATTCCCGGCGAGATTGCGAAGCTGGCGGCGCCGATCGGGCTGGCGGTGGGGCGGACGGCGCATCCGGTTCCAGTGCTGGATTTTCTGCATCCGCGGAAGGCGCCGCCGAGGCGCGATCCGCGCAAGGCGCGGATCGCGGCCGGGGCTGCCGCGGCGCTGCTGCTGCTTGTCGGGGCGACGGCTTACACGCAGTTATCGTTGCAGTCGCTGTCGGAGCAGGTGCGTGAGCTGACGGACGAGGAGGGATCGCTGACGCGGCAGCTCAAGGCAGGCGAGCCGACGCTGGCGGCGGCCAGGGACGTGCAGAGCTGGCTGGATCACAGCACGCCGCAACTGGCGATGCTGGGCGAGCTGCGGGAGGAGATGGAGGGGACGGAGCGGCAGTATCTGACGCAATACGATTACACGGCGGGGTCGAACGAGGTGCTGGGGAAGGTGGCGGCGCAGGGGAACGCGCGGGACCGGCTGGCGATTCAGCAGTTCCAGGATCGGGTCGATTCGCGACTGGGGCGTCGAGTGAAGCCGAAGAACCTGACGCTGACGAGCCGGGATTCCGACTATCCGGCGAAGTTCGAACTGGATCTGGAGCTGATTGTGGAGGCCGAGAAGAAGCCGGCTGCCGCGAGCGGGGTTGCGAAGCCGGGAGTTCCGGCGACGACGACGCCGTGA
- a CDS encoding putative Ig domain-containing protein gives MPNRQRILLFGLIAAVVAWQGFSLIGSWILGPIEARQADVDRLQANVTTKDDQVFELLKTAKRLKDWQAMSLPPDPPSANKRAIAGAVLAQRLYQEWVLDLANICGFEELSVKPGATRSKGNVYVSVFVKVEAEARHEQLCRFLDQFERTALLQRVSQLKIESRESEGDPVFKVVIDVEGLTLISAPQRKTLFPRGRLVKALDDAEETLEVADAGDFPKKPGFTVRMGTELAEVTGIAGAVWTIRRGQERTQAAAHAEGLVVELQPRRTDRPARSEEQWNELLASSIFVKPAPPTEYRLKIAPPGEKIAMRGKSVDFTLSATGFNLSQGRPEFVLAESKLAGLSVEKSTGKVTWKPADDLKAGKYSANVEVRHPSAAGGKLLQKLDLVLRDPNTPPRRDGSPTPTVYLGRAWRYKPPVTDAESGREQLKVVLGENPPEGLTYDEATGEIVWTPPESMKPGDVTVTVVVTDAGDPAETATVALPVKVADDYAQFTYLVGVVARDDAKEAWLYDRSRDQRTILRAGEGFDVSGIAGTVESISGGAIAVRLPGGRKELLLGQNLRDLDEAPVLPEPRDPMSPADAGQPANVPASGASLRAAAL, from the coding sequence ATGCCCAACCGCCAACGAATTCTGCTGTTCGGCCTGATTGCCGCCGTGGTGGCTTGGCAGGGTTTCAGTCTGATCGGGTCTTGGATACTGGGACCGATTGAGGCGCGGCAGGCCGACGTCGACCGGTTGCAGGCCAATGTTACTACCAAAGACGACCAGGTGTTTGAGCTGCTGAAGACTGCGAAACGGTTAAAGGACTGGCAGGCGATGAGTCTGCCGCCCGATCCGCCGTCGGCGAACAAGCGGGCGATTGCGGGGGCGGTGCTGGCGCAGCGGTTGTATCAGGAGTGGGTGCTGGATCTGGCGAACATCTGCGGGTTCGAAGAGTTGAGCGTGAAGCCGGGGGCGACGCGTTCGAAGGGGAATGTTTACGTTTCGGTGTTTGTGAAGGTGGAGGCGGAGGCTCGGCACGAGCAGCTTTGCCGGTTTCTGGATCAGTTCGAGCGGACGGCGTTGTTACAGCGGGTCAGCCAACTGAAGATCGAGTCGCGGGAGTCCGAAGGCGATCCGGTGTTCAAGGTCGTGATCGATGTGGAGGGGCTGACGCTGATCAGTGCACCGCAGCGCAAGACGCTGTTTCCGCGGGGACGGCTGGTCAAGGCGCTCGACGATGCGGAGGAGACGCTGGAGGTTGCGGATGCGGGCGATTTCCCGAAGAAGCCGGGGTTCACGGTGCGAATGGGGACGGAGCTGGCGGAAGTGACTGGCATTGCGGGCGCCGTCTGGACGATCCGGCGGGGTCAGGAGCGGACGCAGGCGGCGGCGCATGCCGAGGGGCTGGTGGTCGAGTTGCAGCCGCGTCGAACAGATCGTCCGGCTCGGTCTGAGGAGCAGTGGAACGAGCTGCTGGCGAGTTCGATTTTTGTAAAGCCGGCTCCGCCGACGGAGTACCGGCTGAAGATTGCTCCGCCGGGCGAGAAGATTGCGATGCGGGGCAAGAGCGTGGATTTCACGCTGAGTGCGACGGGGTTCAATCTGTCGCAGGGGAGGCCGGAGTTTGTGCTGGCGGAGTCGAAGCTGGCGGGGCTGAGCGTGGAGAAGTCGACCGGCAAAGTGACGTGGAAGCCGGCGGACGATTTGAAGGCGGGAAAGTATTCGGCGAATGTGGAAGTGCGTCATCCTTCGGCGGCGGGGGGGAAGCTGCTGCAGAAGCTGGATCTGGTGTTGCGGGATCCGAACACGCCGCCCAGGCGGGATGGTTCGCCGACGCCGACGGTCTATCTGGGTCGGGCGTGGCGTTACAAGCCGCCGGTGACCGATGCGGAATCGGGGCGCGAGCAGTTGAAGGTTGTGCTCGGTGAGAATCCGCCGGAGGGGCTGACGTACGACGAGGCGACGGGGGAGATCGTGTGGACGCCGCCGGAGTCGATGAAGCCGGGCGACGTGACGGTGACGGTGGTGGTGACGGATGCGGGCGATCCGGCGGAGACGGCGACGGTGGCGTTGCCGGTGAAGGTGGCGGACGATTATGCACAGTTCACGTATCTGGTGGGCGTGGTGGCGCGGGATGATGCGAAGGAAGCTTGGCTGTATGACCGGTCGCGGGATCAGCGGACGATTCTGAGGGCGGGCGAGGGGTTTGACGTTTCGGGGATTGCGGGGACGGTGGAGTCGATTTCGGGCGGTGCAATTGCGGTGCGATTGCCTGGCGGGCGGAAGGAGCTGTTGCTGGGGCAGAATCTGCGGGACCTGGATGAGGCGCCGGTGCTGCCTGAGCCCCGGGATCCGATGTCTCCGGCCGATGCCGGGCAGCCGGCGAACGTGCCGGCGTCGGGGGCGTCGTTGCGGGCGGCGGCGTTGTAG